In Flavivirga abyssicola, the following are encoded in one genomic region:
- a CDS encoding HTTM domain-containing protein, with product MLNKWLFKNIDNSALIVFRIIFGLLCFLESVGAIVTGWIRKTLVEPEFTFSFIGFEWLQPLPGDGMYYYYAIMGLFALCIMVGYKYRLSALCFALMWAVTYLMQKSSYNNHYYLLMLLSSIMVFLPAHKYASVDVKLNPKLKSLSMPQWCRLVIILQLFIVYTYASIAKLYPDWLDTSVMEILMQSKQDYILIGDILQQKWLHYILAYGGILFDGLIVPLLLFKPTRKYAFMASIFFHLFNSIVFQIGIFPYLSLAFSLFFFEAETIQKLFLKKKPFYNLEAIVIPKMKTPLLVILSVYFLIQIGLPLRHHFIEDNVLWTEEGHRLSWRMMLRSKSGRTNYWVENKESGKSLIVNLRDYLTPKQIRSASTKPDVIWQFAQHLKQKFKEDNQEVAVYVECKVSVNGKPYKTLINQEVDLSSVEWNTFKHNDWILPSKDD from the coding sequence ATGCTTAATAAATGGCTATTTAAAAATATTGATAATTCTGCATTGATCGTTTTCCGAATTATTTTCGGATTACTTTGTTTTTTAGAATCGGTTGGTGCTATTGTTACTGGTTGGATTAGGAAAACGTTAGTAGAACCAGAGTTTACCTTTTCTTTTATAGGGTTTGAATGGTTACAACCGCTTCCAGGGGATGGTATGTATTACTACTATGCCATTATGGGCCTGTTTGCATTATGCATTATGGTAGGTTACAAATATAGGTTGAGCGCCTTATGTTTTGCCCTCATGTGGGCTGTAACTTATTTAATGCAGAAATCGTCTTATAATAATCACTATTATTTATTGATGCTTTTAAGTAGTATTATGGTCTTTCTCCCGGCACATAAATACGCTTCAGTAGACGTAAAACTAAACCCTAAATTAAAAAGTTTATCAATGCCTCAATGGTGTCGTTTGGTTATTATATTACAACTTTTTATTGTTTATACGTATGCTTCCATAGCAAAATTATATCCAGATTGGTTAGATACTAGTGTTATGGAGATACTTATGCAAAGTAAGCAAGATTATATTTTAATAGGTGACATACTTCAACAGAAATGGCTACATTATATTCTAGCTTATGGGGGTATTTTGTTTGATGGGTTAATAGTCCCATTATTATTATTTAAACCAACAAGAAAATATGCTTTTATGGCTTCTATTTTCTTTCATTTGTTTAATTCAATTGTATTTCAAATAGGTATTTTTCCTTACTTGTCGTTAGCCTTTTCATTGTTCTTTTTTGAAGCTGAAACAATTCAAAAGTTGTTTTTGAAAAAGAAACCCTTTTACAATTTAGAAGCTATTGTAATTCCAAAGATGAAAACGCCTCTATTAGTTATTTTATCCGTTTATTTTTTAATTCAAATAGGATTGCCACTACGGCATCATTTTATTGAAGACAATGTACTTTGGACAGAAGAAGGACATAGACTTTCGTGGCGCATGATGCTTAGATCGAAAAGTGGTAGAACAAATTATTGGGTTGAAAATAAAGAATCCGGAAAAAGTCTTATAGTTAATTTGAGAGACTATTTAACTCCAAAGCAAATACGTTCTGCGAGTACAAAACCAGATGTCATCTGGCAATTTGCACAGCATTTAAAACAAAAGTTTAAAGAGGATAATCAAGAGGTAGCGGTTTATGTTGAGTGCAAAGTAAGTGTAAACGGAAAACCATATAAAACATTAATAAACCAAGAAGTAGATTTATCAAGTGTTGAATGGAATACGTTTAAACATAACGATTGGATTTTACCTTCAAAAGACGATTAA
- a CDS encoding DUF4199 domain-containing protein: MLSTIKKFGAYSALTGGLIFIGGHFFDWNVDFATLEVLGYISILASLSFVFFGIKHFRDQINNGVISFKRALLIGLVISAISGIVIGLLDVVYVTVINPDFVVEYKAYALEGMKNTLSANEFELKKAALEEQMELFANPIFTWAIMFTIVFAIGIIISLLSALILQRKN, translated from the coding sequence ATGCTAAGTACAATTAAAAAATTTGGAGCTTATTCAGCTTTAACAGGAGGGCTTATTTTTATTGGTGGACATTTTTTCGATTGGAATGTTGATTTTGCAACCTTAGAGGTTCTCGGTTACATATCTATTTTGGCCTCATTATCTTTCGTGTTTTTTGGAATAAAACATTTTAGAGATCAAATAAATAATGGTGTTATTTCATTTAAAAGAGCATTGCTCATTGGATTGGTGATTTCAGCAATTTCCGGCATAGTAATAGGCCTTTTAGATGTTGTTTATGTAACTGTGATAAACCCTGACTTTGTTGTTGAATACAAAGCATATGCTTTGGAAGGCATGAAAAATACGTTATCAGCAAATGAATTCGAATTAAAAAAAGCAGCATTAGAAGAGCAAATGGAACTATTTGCAAACCCAATATTTACTTGGGCAATTATGTTCACAATAGTATTCGCAATTGGAATTATCATCTCCTTATTATCAGCCTTAATTTTACAGCGCAAAAACTAA
- the rsmA gene encoding 16S rRNA (adenine(1518)-N(6)/adenine(1519)-N(6))-dimethyltransferase RsmA has protein sequence MAHNPNQHQVKAKKYLGQHFLNDESVAQKIADTLTLKDYKKVLEIGPGMGVLTKYLLKKEITTYVIEIDTESVEYLQSNYLNLAPRIIEKDFLKYDLNTVFNQEPFAIIGNFPYNISTQIVFKTLEMRDQIPEFSGMFQKEVAQRICSKEGSKVYGILSVLAQAYYDAEYLFTVPPDVFNPPPKVESGVLRLIRKKDYALPCDDALFFRVVKTAFQQRRKTLRNSLKTFNLSDNLKANVIFGKRPEQLNVQEFIELTQLIEKDV, from the coding sequence GTGGCGCACAATCCAAATCAACACCAGGTAAAAGCAAAAAAATATTTAGGACAACATTTTTTAAATGACGAATCTGTTGCACAAAAAATTGCCGATACACTTACTTTAAAAGATTATAAAAAGGTTTTAGAGATTGGCCCAGGAATGGGAGTGTTAACTAAGTATTTGCTAAAAAAAGAGATCACAACATATGTGATAGAAATAGATACCGAGTCTGTAGAATATTTGCAGTCCAATTACTTAAATCTGGCACCAAGAATCATAGAAAAAGATTTCTTAAAGTACGATTTAAACACTGTTTTTAATCAGGAGCCTTTTGCTATCATAGGTAACTTTCCATATAATATTTCTACGCAAATAGTCTTTAAAACTTTAGAAATGCGTGACCAAATCCCCGAATTTTCTGGAATGTTTCAAAAAGAAGTGGCACAGCGCATTTGTTCTAAAGAAGGCAGTAAAGTTTATGGAATTCTATCCGTTTTAGCACAAGCGTATTATGATGCCGAATATTTATTTACGGTACCACCAGATGTTTTTAATCCACCGCCAAAAGTAGAATCAGGCGTATTAAGACTTATCAGAAAAAAGGATTATGCGCTACCTTGTGACGATGCATTATTTTTTAGAGTCGTAAAAACCGCATTCCAACAACGTAGAAAAACACTTCGTAACAGTTTAAAAACATTCAATTTATCCGATAATTTAAAAGCAAATGTTATATTTGGCAAACGTCCAGAACAATTAAATGTTCAAGAATTTATCGAACTCACACAATTGATTGAAAAAGACGTGTAG
- the serS gene encoding serine--tRNA ligase: MLQVPFIRENKELVIERLAKRNLDATQMVNDVMSFDEDRRRIQTELDNTLAESNLLSKEIGNLFKSGDAQKANLLKEKATQLRETSKELAETLNNKSDALKELLYKIPNVPNEIVPSGSSDEDNQEVFKEGDIPVLHEGALPHWELAKKYDIIDFELGNKITGAGFPVFKGKGARLQRALIAYFLDKNTAAGYTEYQLPHLVNEASGFGTGQLPDKEGQMYHVSEDNLYLIPTAEVPGTNIFRDVVLNESELPIGITGYTPCFRREAGSYGAHVRGLNRLHQFDKVEILRVEHPSKSYEALDGMVNHIKTILQELKLPYRILRLCGGDLGFTSALTYDFEVFSTAQDRWLEISSVSNFETFQANRLKLRFKNSDGKNELAHTLNGSSLALPRVLAGILENYQTKEGIVIPEVLQAYTGFSIIN, from the coding sequence ATGTTACAAGTCCCTTTTATTAGAGAAAATAAAGAATTAGTAATTGAACGATTAGCAAAAAGAAATTTAGATGCTACTCAAATGGTAAATGATGTTATGTCCTTTGATGAAGATAGAAGACGTATCCAAACAGAATTAGATAATACGTTAGCAGAATCTAATTTATTATCTAAAGAAATAGGGAACTTGTTTAAATCTGGAGACGCTCAAAAAGCAAATCTTTTAAAAGAAAAAGCAACACAGTTAAGAGAAACTTCAAAAGAACTTGCCGAAACCCTTAATAACAAGTCAGATGCGTTAAAGGAGTTACTCTATAAAATCCCTAACGTTCCAAATGAAATTGTGCCTTCAGGAAGTTCAGATGAAGATAATCAAGAAGTTTTCAAAGAAGGAGACATTCCTGTTTTACATGAAGGTGCTCTGCCACATTGGGAGCTAGCTAAGAAATACGACATCATAGATTTTGAACTTGGAAATAAAATTACAGGGGCAGGTTTTCCAGTTTTTAAAGGTAAAGGAGCTAGGTTACAACGCGCATTGATAGCCTACTTTTTAGATAAAAATACAGCAGCAGGTTATACAGAATATCAGTTACCACATTTAGTAAACGAGGCATCAGGTTTCGGTACAGGGCAGTTACCAGATAAAGAAGGTCAAATGTATCACGTATCAGAAGATAATTTGTATTTAATACCAACTGCAGAAGTGCCAGGAACCAATATTTTCAGAGACGTAGTCTTAAATGAGAGTGAACTCCCTATTGGCATTACAGGTTACACACCATGTTTTCGTCGTGAAGCTGGAAGCTATGGTGCTCATGTAAGAGGCTTGAACAGATTGCATCAATTCGATAAAGTTGAAATTTTACGAGTAGAGCACCCAAGTAAATCTTATGAAGCTCTAGATGGTATGGTAAATCATATCAAGACAATTCTTCAAGAGCTAAAATTACCATACAGAATTTTAAGACTCTGTGGAGGAGATTTAGGATTTACATCAGCACTAACATATGATTTTGAGGTGTTTTCTACAGCACAAGACAGGTGGTTAGAAATTTCTTCAGTATCCAATTTTGAGACTTTCCAAGCAAACCGCTTAAAGTTACGTTTTAAAAATAGTGATGGTAAAAACGAATTAGCACATACGTTAAACGGAAGCTCTTTAGCACTACCTAGAGTACTTGCAGGAATTTTAGAAAATTATCAAACCAAAGAAGGTATAGTAATACCAGAAGTACTACAAGCTTATACAGGGTTCAGTATTATTAATTGA
- a CDS encoding DUF4286 family protein — protein sequence MIIYNVTANIDESIHDEWLTWIKEHIPQVLSTGKFEKATLSRVLVEEDMGGVTYSIQYRSYSREALDAYYREDAEKLRADGMKKFADKMLAFRTELEIIDEYSVTFK from the coding sequence ATGATTATATACAACGTAACAGCAAACATAGACGAATCTATTCATGACGAATGGTTAACATGGATAAAAGAACATATTCCACAAGTATTATCTACAGGAAAATTTGAAAAAGCAACTTTAAGTAGAGTTTTAGTAGAAGAAGATATGGGAGGAGTGACCTATTCCATTCAATATCGATCCTATTCGCGAGAAGCCTTAGATGCTTATTATAGAGAAGACGCCGAAAAATTGCGAGCTGATGGGATGAAAAAATTTGCAGATAAGATGTTAGCGTTTAGAACAGAACTAGAAATTATTGATGAATACTCAGTAACTTTTAAATAA
- a CDS encoding bifunctional riboflavin kinase/FAD synthetase produces MGKVKDIKTYKSVGDTVVTIGTFDGVHVGHQKIVKRLITSGKTDGLKSVILTFFPHPRMVLQKDFNIKLINTINERRSILGDLGLDYLLVKEFTKEFSRLSAEDFVKQILVDKLNAKKVIIGYDHRFGRNRNANIDDLKKFGDLYGFEVEEISAQDINDVAVSSTKIRKALKEGDIIKANTYLGYNFSITGTVTKGKGLGRQLNFPTANVKVEEDYKLIPKQGSYIVKAVIDSTPIYGMMNIGVNPTVNGKKETIEVHFFNFDKDIYGEEIQIELLHRIRDEEKFESVEALKMQLKKDKEMALTYIATHHA; encoded by the coding sequence ATGGGTAAGGTAAAAGACATTAAAACTTATAAATCTGTGGGAGATACAGTGGTTACAATTGGTACTTTTGATGGTGTCCATGTTGGACATCAAAAGATAGTTAAGCGGTTAATTACTAGTGGTAAAACAGATGGTTTAAAATCTGTAATTCTAACTTTTTTCCCGCATCCCCGAATGGTTTTGCAGAAAGATTTTAATATAAAATTAATTAATACGATTAACGAACGACGAAGTATTTTAGGCGATTTAGGTTTGGACTACTTACTTGTTAAAGAATTTACCAAAGAATTTTCACGACTTTCGGCAGAAGATTTTGTAAAACAAATTTTGGTCGATAAACTAAATGCAAAAAAGGTAATTATTGGCTACGATCATAGATTTGGGAGAAATAGGAATGCAAATATCGATGATTTGAAAAAGTTTGGAGACCTTTATGGATTCGAGGTCGAAGAAATATCAGCACAAGATATAAATGATGTAGCGGTGAGTTCTACTAAAATTAGGAAAGCGTTAAAAGAGGGAGATATTATTAAAGCCAATACTTATTTAGGCTATAACTTTTCCATAACAGGAACAGTAACAAAAGGTAAAGGGTTAGGGAGACAATTAAATTTTCCAACAGCCAATGTGAAAGTAGAAGAAGATTACAAATTAATCCCAAAACAAGGATCTTATATCGTAAAAGCTGTTATTGATAGTACACCAATTTATGGTATGATGAACATAGGTGTAAACCCAACTGTTAATGGTAAAAAAGAAACTATTGAAGTTCATTTTTTTAACTTTGATAAGGATATTTATGGGGAAGAAATTCAAATTGAATTATTACACCGTATTCGCGATGAAGAAAAGTTTGAATCTGTAGAAGCCTTAAAAATGCAATTAAAAAAAGATAAAGAAATGGCACTTACATATATTGCAACGCACCATGCTTAA
- the mgtE gene encoding magnesium transporter yields MLEEKENIQFQLTDELIEQVELLVENQNDKELQKLLKEFHYADIAEVLDELNLEDAVYVIKLLDSETTSDVLTELDEDNREKVLENLSAKEIAEEIEELDTDDAADIISELPEERQQEVISKIEDEEHKAEITELLTYDEDTAGGLMAKELVKVYETWTVAGCLRRIRGQAKEVTRVHSIYVVDKQDKLIGRLSLKDLIVAKNEKKIADIYISNVDYVEVNEDVEDVAKVMAKYDLEAIPVVDENQTLLGRITIDDIVDVLKEEADKDYQLAAGITQDVEADDSILDLTRARLPWLVLGLVGGVGAFLIMEGFQESFKEKAILFFFTPLIAAMAGNVGVQSSAIIVQGLANDDVRGSVNSRLIKEMLLAALNGVILAIFLFLFVWFYKGELDKALAISVSLVVVIIVAGLIGTFVPLFLNKRGVDPAIATGPFITTSNDILGILLYFWIAELIINIYN; encoded by the coding sequence TTGTTAGAAGAAAAAGAAAACATACAATTTCAGCTTACAGATGAGCTTATTGAGCAAGTAGAACTTTTAGTCGAAAACCAAAACGATAAAGAACTACAAAAGCTTTTAAAAGAGTTTCACTACGCAGATATTGCCGAAGTTTTAGATGAATTAAATTTAGAAGACGCAGTATACGTAATAAAGCTTCTAGATTCTGAAACGACTTCAGATGTCTTGACCGAGCTGGACGAGGACAATCGAGAAAAGGTATTAGAAAATCTTTCTGCTAAAGAAATTGCTGAAGAAATTGAAGAGTTAGATACCGATGATGCAGCAGATATTATTTCTGAGTTACCAGAAGAACGCCAACAAGAAGTTATCTCGAAAATTGAAGATGAAGAACATAAGGCGGAAATCACAGAACTTTTAACTTATGATGAAGATACCGCCGGTGGGCTCATGGCAAAAGAGCTTGTTAAAGTCTATGAAACCTGGACAGTTGCAGGTTGTTTACGACGTATTAGAGGACAAGCCAAAGAAGTAACCAGAGTACATTCTATTTATGTTGTTGATAAGCAAGATAAACTCATAGGCCGCCTTTCCTTAAAAGATCTTATTGTTGCCAAAAACGAGAAAAAAATCGCAGATATCTACATATCCAATGTAGATTATGTAGAAGTAAACGAAGATGTTGAAGATGTTGCTAAAGTCATGGCAAAATACGATTTGGAAGCCATTCCGGTTGTTGACGAAAATCAAACATTACTAGGAAGAATAACCATTGATGATATTGTAGATGTTTTAAAAGAAGAAGCCGATAAAGATTATCAATTAGCAGCAGGTATTACACAAGATGTAGAAGCCGATGATAGTATTTTAGACCTTACCAGAGCGCGCTTACCATGGCTAGTTTTAGGCTTAGTTGGAGGCGTAGGTGCTTTTTTAATTATGGAAGGTTTTCAAGAATCATTTAAAGAAAAAGCCATCCTTTTCTTTTTTACACCTTTAATAGCAGCAATGGCAGGTAATGTAGGCGTACAATCTAGCGCGATTATTGTGCAGGGATTAGCTAATGATGATGTTAGAGGAAGTGTTAATAGCAGGTTGATAAAAGAAATGCTTTTAGCAGCCCTAAATGGCGTTATACTAGCCATTTTTTTATTTTTATTCGTGTGGTTTTACAAAGGAGAATTAGACAAAGCATTAGCCATATCGGTTTCATTAGTAGTTGTAATAATTGTAGCAGGTTTAATAGGAACTTTTGTACCGTTATTCTTAAATAAACGTGGAGTAGATCCTGCTATTGCAACAGGGCCATTTATAACAACCAGTAATGATATTTTAGGAATTCTTCTTTATTTTTGGATAGCCGAATTAATAATAAATATCTATAATTAA
- a CDS encoding response regulator transcription factor has protein sequence MKKTILVFTLLIVALYTIFRISKYSLILGGTTIEFIITAIAIVFFIVGIYINKKSLHRPQNTPENINHQKIKELEITSREYEVLQAISEGLSNKEIAEKLFLSESTIKTHVSNLLVKLNAKRRTQAVQIAKDHKIL, from the coding sequence ATGAAAAAAACTATTTTAGTTTTTACACTTTTAATTGTTGCGCTCTATACCATTTTTAGAATTAGTAAATACTCTTTAATTCTAGGAGGAACTACAATAGAATTTATTATTACAGCTATTGCCATTGTGTTTTTTATTGTTGGTATTTATATCAATAAAAAAAGTTTACATAGGCCACAAAATACTCCAGAAAATATAAATCATCAAAAAATTAAAGAATTGGAGATCACCTCTCGCGAGTATGAGGTGCTTCAAGCCATTTCAGAAGGTTTATCTAATAAAGAAATTGCTGAAAAATTATTTTTATCAGAAAGTACAATCAAAACCCATGTTTCCAATTTATTAGTAAAACTTAATGCAAAAAGACGTACCCAAGCTGTTCAAATTGCAAAAGACCATAAGATTTTATAG
- a CDS encoding tetratricopeptide repeat protein, which produces MNITISTCYISYIYVMRYIHILFILVCTTMFSQNDILAKEYFKKGDFEKALYEYKKLYAKSPSNINYINQIVITYQQLEQYDEVETFLLKLMERINYPAFLVELGYNYQLKNDLENATINYNKAIATIDERASNVFSVARSFQSHTLLNEAVVSYEKAMLLNPDFNFNLQLAKIYGEQGNIEKMFNSYIHFAESNPVSLNNIKRAISDFISENSANENNIIFRKVLLKKNQLEPNLLWNELLSWLFIQQKDFKKAFIQEKAIFNRQPDNLKRIEELAYIASNENENDVAKDIFTYLIETAQDADTKLKAHYNLLQLETKESAKENYDNINTKYLALFKDFGTFSQTLKLQIAYAHFLAFYMNETNKATAFLENTLKLPITKLQKAEVKLELGDILVLQEKFNKALIYYTQIQRNLKNSTISQEARYKVAKASYYKGDFKWAESQLKILKASTSQLIANDALDLKLLISDNKYEDSLQTALKLYSKADLLAFQNRNEESISLLNKILTEHKTEPIIAQALYKQAQLFEAKKQYEKAVANYEAIIANYRDGILIDDAYFKLAEIYEKQLNLPEKAKTLYELIIFNHADSIYFVDARKRYRALRGDAIN; this is translated from the coding sequence ATGAATATTACAATATCTACATGTTACATTTCTTATATTTACGTTATGAGATATATCCATATTTTATTCATATTAGTTTGTACAACCATGTTCTCTCAAAATGATATCCTTGCAAAGGAATATTTCAAAAAAGGAGACTTTGAAAAGGCATTGTATGAATATAAAAAGTTATATGCCAAATCGCCTTCCAATATTAATTATATCAATCAAATTGTAATTACGTACCAGCAATTAGAGCAATATGATGAAGTAGAAACGTTTCTTTTAAAATTGATGGAAAGGATTAATTATCCTGCATTTTTAGTGGAATTGGGTTATAATTATCAGCTTAAAAATGATTTGGAAAATGCTACAATTAATTACAATAAAGCCATAGCGACTATAGATGAAAGAGCGAGTAACGTGTTCTCTGTAGCAAGAAGTTTTCAGAGTCATACACTTTTAAACGAAGCCGTTGTATCTTATGAAAAAGCGATGCTATTAAACCCCGATTTTAATTTTAATCTACAATTGGCTAAAATTTATGGAGAGCAAGGAAATATAGAAAAAATGTTTAATAGCTACATTCATTTTGCAGAATCTAATCCCGTAAGTTTGAATAATATTAAAAGAGCGATTAGTGATTTTATAAGTGAGAATAGTGCGAATGAAAACAACATAATATTTCGAAAAGTTTTACTAAAAAAAAATCAGTTAGAACCCAATTTGCTTTGGAATGAATTGTTAAGTTGGTTATTCATTCAACAAAAAGACTTTAAAAAAGCATTTATTCAAGAAAAGGCCATTTTTAATAGACAGCCAGATAACTTAAAAAGGATAGAAGAGTTAGCATATATAGCCTCTAATGAAAACGAAAATGATGTCGCTAAAGACATTTTCACATACCTAATTGAAACGGCGCAAGACGCAGATACGAAACTAAAAGCGCATTATAATTTACTTCAATTAGAGACTAAAGAAAGTGCAAAAGAAAATTATGACAATATTAATACTAAATATTTAGCACTTTTTAAGGACTTCGGGACATTTTCACAAACCTTAAAATTACAAATAGCGTATGCTCATTTTTTAGCATTCTATATGAATGAAACCAATAAAGCAACAGCATTTTTAGAAAACACACTAAAATTACCAATAACTAAATTACAGAAAGCAGAGGTTAAGTTGGAGTTAGGAGATATTCTCGTATTACAAGAAAAGTTCAACAAAGCGTTAATCTACTATACACAAATTCAGCGTAATTTAAAAAATAGTACCATTTCTCAAGAGGCACGCTATAAAGTGGCAAAAGCAAGCTATTATAAGGGCGATTTTAAATGGGCAGAGTCGCAACTTAAAATTTTAAAAGCGTCAACCTCTCAACTTATTGCTAATGATGCATTAGATTTAAAACTACTTATTTCTGATAATAAATATGAAGACTCGTTACAGACAGCTCTAAAACTGTATTCCAAAGCAGATCTGCTAGCTTTTCAAAATAGGAATGAAGAATCTATTTCATTATTAAATAAGATTTTAACCGAACATAAAACCGAACCTATAATTGCTCAGGCATTATATAAACAAGCTCAATTATTTGAAGCTAAAAAGCAATACGAGAAAGCCGTAGCCAATTATGAGGCCATTATAGCTAATTATAGAGATGGTATTTTAATAGACGATGCCTACTTTAAATTAGCAGAGATTTATGAAAAACAACTGAATTTGCCCGAAAAAGCAAAAACGCTATATGAGTTAATAATCTTTAATCATGCCGATAGTATTTATTTTGTAGATGCCAGAAAACGCTATAGAGCACTACGGGGTGATGCTATAAACTAG
- a CDS encoding 2-hydroxyacid dehydrogenase has translation MKILHLDTNHELMIDQLNDLGFTNHEDYTSSKEAIEAKIKDYDGIILRSRFTIDKQFLDAATNLKFIGRVGAGLENIDCNYAEKKGVTLISAPEGNRNAVGEHALGMLLSLFNKLNKADLEVRQGEWLREDNRGIELDGKTVGIIGYGNMGKAFSKKLRGFDVEVLCYDIKERVGDANAEQVSLAEFQNKVDVVSLHTPETPLTINMFDNAFINQFKKPFWLINTARGKSVVTKDLVSALKSGKMLGAGLDVLEYEKASFENLFKKDTTSNLTEVPEAFQYLIDSKNVILSPHVAGWTIESKEKLAQTIIDKIKVNFC, from the coding sequence TTGAAAATACTTCACTTAGACACCAATCACGAATTAATGATCGACCAACTTAACGATCTAGGCTTTACAAACCATGAAGATTACACATCATCAAAAGAAGCCATTGAAGCAAAGATTAAAGATTATGATGGGATTATATTACGAAGCCGGTTTACCATAGACAAACAGTTTTTAGATGCAGCAACAAACCTTAAATTTATAGGAAGAGTAGGTGCAGGATTAGAAAATATTGATTGTAATTATGCTGAAAAAAAAGGAGTAACCTTAATTTCGGCACCAGAAGGAAATAGAAATGCCGTTGGAGAACATGCATTGGGAATGTTATTATCATTATTTAACAAGCTTAACAAAGCAGACTTAGAAGTTAGACAAGGTGAATGGTTACGTGAAGATAACCGAGGTATAGAACTCGATGGAAAAACAGTAGGAATTATTGGATACGGAAATATGGGAAAAGCTTTTTCCAAAAAGTTACGAGGTTTTGATGTTGAGGTGCTTTGCTACGATATTAAAGAGCGTGTAGGCGATGCAAATGCAGAACAAGTGTCACTAGCAGAGTTTCAAAACAAAGTAGATGTAGTAAGCTTACATACGCCAGAAACACCGTTAACTATAAATATGTTTGATAATGCATTTATCAATCAGTTTAAAAAACCGTTTTGGTTAATAAATACAGCACGGGGCAAAAGCGTAGTAACCAAAGATTTAGTTTCAGCTTTAAAATCTGGAAAAATGCTAGGTGCAGGTCTTGATGTTTTAGAATACGAAAAAGCTTCATTTGAAAATCTATTTAAAAAAGATACCACATCAAACCTTACAGAGGTGCCAGAAGCCTTTCAATATTTAATCGATTCGAAAAACGTTATTTTATCACCACATGTAGCTGGTTGGACTATTGAGAGTAAAGAGAAATTAGCGCAAACCATTATAGATAAAATTAAAGTGAATTTTTGCTAA
- a CDS encoding GNAT family N-acetyltransferase, with translation MIITETERLIISKFTIEDASFFLELTNTPNALKYIGDKNLKSVEDAEKYLANKTIKSYHDFKFGFYKLELKEEKNKPIGTCGLAKRKELDDVDLGFAFLPDYEGRGFGYEASKGIMALAKQTFKLDKLIAITVPYNKNSIKLLEKLGFMCEKRVKPFEDDEELLLFAKTL, from the coding sequence ATGATAATAACAGAAACCGAGCGCCTAATTATTTCAAAATTCACAATTGAAGACGCATCATTTTTTTTAGAACTAACAAATACACCTAATGCACTTAAATATATTGGTGATAAAAATCTAAAAAGTGTAGAAGATGCAGAAAAGTATCTTGCAAACAAGACGATTAAAAGCTACCATGATTTCAAGTTCGGATTTTATAAGCTTGAGTTAAAAGAAGAGAAGAACAAACCTATAGGAACTTGCGGACTTGCAAAACGAAAAGAATTGGATGATGTAGATCTTGGATTTGCATTTCTTCCTGATTATGAAGGCAGAGGTTTTGGTTACGAAGCTTCAAAAGGAATTATGGCATTAGCAAAACAAACTTTTAAATTAGACAAACTTATAGCGATAACAGTACCCTATAATAAAAACTCAATTAAGTTATTAGAAAAGTTGGGCTTTATGTGTGAAAAAAGAGTAAAACCTTTTGAAGATGATGAAGAACTCCTGTTATTTGCAAAAACGCTATAA
- a CDS encoding VOC family protein: MTLGAFSVSLSVKDINASKVFYENLGFKVFAGDLERNYLIMKNGNALVGLFQGMFENNILTFNPGWDENANKLNDFTDVRDVQKHLKSKNIKFENEADENTTGPASFVIMDPDGNTILIDQHV; encoded by the coding sequence ATGACATTAGGAGCATTTTCGGTAAGCTTAAGCGTTAAAGATATTAACGCTTCTAAAGTATTTTATGAGAACCTTGGGTTTAAGGTTTTCGCAGGCGATTTAGAAAGAAATTATCTCATTATGAAAAACGGGAATGCTTTAGTAGGGCTTTTTCAAGGCATGTTTGAGAATAATATTTTAACCTTTAATCCTGGGTGGGATGAAAATGCGAATAAATTAAATGATTTTACCGATGTCCGGGATGTTCAAAAACACTTAAAAAGTAAAAATATCAAATTTGAAAACGAAGCAGATGAAAATACCACAGGACCAGCAAGTTTTGTTATAATGGATCCAGACGGTAATACCATTTTAATCGATCAACATGTTTAA